The sequence TGGGTCGCAATCACGGTTCAATCCTTTGAGCCTGTGGGGGTCAGGCAGTGGCCAGAGATGAGCGATAAAACGGCAGAATCAGGTCCCGTGTCAACGGCGCCAGCACCAAGTCGCCGTCACCGGCCGGATCGATCCAGCGCACCTCTTCAATCTCGGCAGCGGGCGTCACTGGCACGTCGATATTGACCTGGAACAGCTCGGCCTCCACGACGAAGCCCGGCTCGTTGGCGGCGGGCGCCGAGAATTGGCCGAGGTAGATGGCCGCCGCCGGATCGATGCGCAGCCCTAACTCTTCGTGCAGCTCCCGGACCAAGGCCTCGGCTGGCTGCTCGCCTGCATCGATCTTGCCGCCCGGCTGCATAAAGGCCTGGGTACCGCGCTTGCGGACCAGCAGGGTTTGGCCATCGCTGCCGATCAACAGGGCGGCGGCGATGTGGATAGTTCCGGACATGAAGTAAACGCCTCTGAGTAAAGGCGGCAAGGATCACATGCGCGTCAACGGCAGGCAACCGAATCGCCCTGAGCTGTACGAAGCGCCAGCGTGGATACGCCACCCGCGTCGTTTTTTTATCCGCCATACATGCACCGCAACACCCATTACTGCCAGCCATAGACTCAGAACACATAGTCAATCGGGCGCGCCGCATCCTGAGTGCGTTGCGCCTCATTTATACGGGTTCCAACATGCACATTTCATTGCTCCCCTCCCAAGACCAACAGGGTGACGCCCCTGAACAGATCCAGGTCGCCACTGTGGCAGCCCATCCCTTGCAGCCCGTGACGCTGCCGGTGGTAGCGCCTGCGCAGCTATCGATCGACGAACAGCAAGCGCACCTTATTCGCGAGCTCGGCAATCTTAATGCCCGAACCGACGATCTGATGCACGAACAGCCGAGCCTGGAGGCTGTATATCAGCAGAAATTGGCCGCAACATTTCCCGATTTACCCAGGCCCATCAACCCAAATAGCATCTTTTACAGTCGTTACCGCGAGGACCGCGAGGGGCAACGACAACTCCTGTCTTGCGAACTTCTGGGGTCGCTATTGAACAAGGTACGGGCTCCTGGTGGGGGCGCATACCTGACAGAGACCGGCGCCTTCTACCGGGAACGCAACACACTGGAGGCGGACAAAAGCATCTCAGCAATCGGTTCGCCGGCGACAATCGCCAGCGCGCTGGAAATAGCCTTCACGATGAGCCTGAATGAATTCTGGGGGGCTCGCGAGGACGAACAACCCAACACTGAAGAGCAGTTGCTTGCCCTGCGCCGACAGGTCCTCGCCCATCAGTTGGCATTGCGCACGGTCGACGGCACGCTGTCGGCCGACGGACGGACGCTGGCAGATAACCTACTGAAATATCCGGACGCAACAGCACGGGAAAAGGCGTTCGCCGCCGGCAACAGGCCTGGGGTATATCGGCTGACATTGGAGGACGGCAGTGAATTCGCTGGCGCATTTATCCTGAGTGCCAGAGATGGAACGCCGCCAGCGGGCAACGTGATGCTGTACAGCCCAGGCGAGGGATTTGAGGAATATGAAAATCTCAGTCGCTTGAATGAAACAGTAGCGGCACGCGTACGTGACAACGGATCAGCAGGCAAGCTGCTGGCCGGTAGCCTGCCTGCAGCGGCTCGTACTCAATTGTCCCGCCTGCCCGTGTTGGCAACGCGACCACCCAAAATAGAAGCCGATGTGATTGCAGACAGTGTCCGCTCACTGCGGATCCGGCAACACTTCCGTATCCGCGAGGCCCTGCGTGGGGAGACATTGCCGGTAACAGGCGAACTCGATCTGGCTGCTGATCTGACGCCGCAACTGGATGCCTGCGCGGCCCTGGCGGCTCGCAACCTACGCTTGGTGGAGCCGCACGAACCCGACTGGCTGATAGCTGCCAGCCCAGTAGATCAAGTTCGGTACAGGCAACTGGAAAAGGCGATGATTGACAGCAACGAGGTGCTCATCCCTGTGCTTGAGAAGATCTCGACACTGAAATCGTTTTCAGAAAACGAAACCCACAACGTACTGAAAATACAGAAACCGGCGTATGCCGATGTGGATATTGCCCCCTATGACAGCCTGGTGCATCTGCGCTTGATCGCCACTAACACATTCGATGTGAAGGGGTATCGCGACGAGGAAACCGCAACCGTCTATATCTGCGAGGACCCAAAGATAGACATCCCGCAGTTTCTGAAGAACCCATCATTGAAACGAGGCTCCTGGAAGACCAAGGACGTCGTGGATTTGCGGACCCTGGGAAGTTACGCCCGGCGTAACGTCGACCCTTGGTCCGCCCATGAGGTACACAGAACAATCACCGCTACCGCCGACATTATCGACATCTCGGGAGAAAAGAGAGGCACGCTCGGCAATGCGGATTTACGCGTTCTCGCCCAGCAGGCCAATATTGCCGAAAAATATGACGAGTATCTCAGGTCAGCCTTCTCGCCGAGCGGCGCGGGAAACATCTTTGCCACCGCCTGGCAACGCGCCAATGCAGCGAAAATGAACAAGGATGCTCTTGAGAGCCGGCTGAATCCTGCAGCCTACAGCCTGTTTACTTTCAAGACGCCCGGCAGCGGATTTGACTGGATAAAGGCGATAACGGAGCACCCCGATTCGGCAAGCCGCCCCCAGGTCAGCGGATTCGATATTGAGGGCAACCTGTTGATGATAGGCAGCGCGCTGGAAGGGGGTCAGGGAGGACAGGTCATCAATGGCGTCGCGGTCATTCAGCGAAAAGGCACCGGCACCGGCGGAGTCAGCGTCCTGTATACGCCGGATGCACCAGATGGCGTGGCATTCAGAGAGCTGGTCGATGGGCTGACGCAAGTGGACACGCTGAAGGCAAAGCCCGAATGGCGAGCCTATTTGACTCAACGGATGGCGACAAACGATGTACAGGAGCTTGCTCGGATCTTCAGCGATACACGCGGTGTGCACCGTTATGCCTTGAAGCCGATAACCGGTAATTTTCAGGCGTACCTGTATGCGGCGCAACTTGGCTTTCAACTCGCGCACGCGGATTACCGCTCCCGAAGTAACGAGGAAATTTCACGAGAATCGACGGTAAATGCTTTTATGTTCGCCGCTGAGGTCACCGATTTTCTGATAGATCTAGTGCCGGCCAAGGCAGCACTGTCGTTTTTGCGCAGGGGAATCATGGGCGCGCTGCACAAAGCTCTAAAGCTGGGGCACCGTATCCCCGGGCTTGTCAACAAAGTCAGCGGAGGCCGAAAAGCCAGCATTGAGATCGGAAAAGCATCGATCCGGCCGCTGGAGCCGGCCTGGGTCAATGTCACAGAGTATCGGTTACCTAAACAGATCGACCCGCTCTTTGACGTGGAGATGTTTGCACAGACGAACACTTACAAGTGGTCGCGCAGTACGGGAAGCGCACCTTACTTTATCGACAACCGAAATAACCAATTTGTCGCGATGAGGGATGAAGCGGGGCGCTATTACCTATACTCGTCCTATATGAAGGACGGCGCGCGGTGTATAAAAGACCCCGCTGGGAGCAAAGTGGACTTTATCGTCGTGCCGGGAGACGCAAAAAGCTGGAAGCCGCGTTTCGAGAGGACAGTAACAGGCGGAGGGTTAATCTGGAGTACCCTGCGCCCTCTCACGGCGGCACAGCAAGTGGATAATGATCTGATCTCGGCGCTTCGCATTTATTCAACAGAAACGGAAATGCCACACTTCGTAGAAATCCTCAAAGAATTAAGTGATCCTCAAAAAAAACAACTACTTGATAACGCTCGACAACGGTTGGGTACCGATGTAGATGAAACTGAATTTCGTCGCATGGTATCGAGACAACGGAGTTTAAGCCAAAGCGCTAAAACCAAATTACGTGATGCGCTGCTGACTCTACGATCTGACACGGACATTTTCAGCCACATCAACAGATCAACTAGCTTCCTGACCCCACCACTCTCCCCCTCAAACAAGGAACAACTTTATAGAAAAATAAAAAGAATCATTGGGAAAAATGATGACTTTTCAAAACACATCAGATCATCCATTAGGGTTCTAGACCCCGAAACAGGAGCACACTTTGTAGGTTATGCCATTACGCCCAAGCAGTTGAGCAACCTGAACAAATTTGATCAAAAATACAAACTTTCAACTTGGGCGACCGACAGCCTTAATGACTTTCTAAACGAAAAGGGACGACGACAAATCCTTAGCAATATAGCAGCCGATAACAAAATCACACCGCAAGAGGCACTGGAACTGCTTGTATCGTCGCCCATAATACAAGAAGCATTAAAAACGTTTAAAACAGAAAAATTCATAGAAAAGCTACGAAAACTCGGCGTAGATTCCTTTTCGGGGGATCTGAAAAAATCCGGCGTGCCTTATATCGCACTGTCCCATGGCAAACAAACAAGCGTCGACCCTGGCGTAAAAATGGTCGACAGCGTAGCCGTCGCTGAGTTTGAAAAAAACATCCCCCAATTCTCAACACCTTTAGAGTTCCCCACACCCCGAGCTCAAACCCACAGAGTTGATAAACCACCACTTACACCCAGCACTTCTGTTCCCCAAAGACCACCAGCCATGCGAGATCCAGCAATTAACATCGTGAAACTGGATGAGCTGGCAGAAACCCAAATCCCGCTACTACCCGATAATGCCAGAGCCAAAATTGAGGAAATTATTCAGGATATTCAAGCAGGTCGTGTTACCCGAAAAAAAATAGGCAAATACACCTATGTTGATTTACCGCAAGTAGAAGTTGGTACTGGACGTGGTCGATGGCGAGTAGCTTTTGAGAAAACCGGAAAAGAGGATGAGAAAGATATCTTCATACTCAGGGGGATCATTGATTATCACGGTAACAAGCAAATAGCCTGGGGAATATAGGAGGTAACACGTTGGAGCTTTATCTTCAGGTGCCCCTGCACGGCACAGGAAAGCGAACGCCGCCTCGCCGGGGCCCGACCGTTGCAGGCAGCTAGGCGAGAAGCGGCGCCTCATCGGGCTCTTTGATAAACACGCTGTACTTGGCCCCTTCCATCGCCTCAAAGGCAATCAGCTTATCCACCAACGGCAGGTTCAGCACCTTGCCGGCGTTGAGCAGCAACATACCGTTGTCGGCGTTGAGGTTGCGGGCCAACACCATGCCTTCGGCCAGTTCGCGAGTGCTGAGCACCTTGACGCTCGGATCACCCAAGGTCACATCGCTGAGGAACGCAGCGCAGGCCTGGATGAAATCTTCCACCATGTCCGGATCGTAGAGGCGCCCGGCGTATTTGCGGATGTACAGCAGCGCCTCATCGCTGTTCATCTGCCGCTCCAGAATCAACCCGTGTTGCAGTTCTATGAAATCCACCGCCAGTTTCAGCAATCGCGAGCCGAATGGAATCGCCTCGCCCTTGAGGTGATCGGGGAAACCCGTTCCGTCCCAACGTTCCTGATGATGACGGATCAGCCGGGCTGCATCTTTCATCGGCTCCAGGGTCATCAGCAGCGACTCGCTCTGGGCCGGATACGCCCGATAGCGCTCGCGGTCGGTGCCGTGCAGCATATCGGCCGGAGCGATCATCATGCTGTCGCTCCAGCTGAGCTTGCCGATGTTGTAGAGCGCGGCGGCCATGGTCAGGTCGCGGTTGCTGGCTTCATCCAGACCATGGGTGTTGCACCAGGTGCGTACCAGTTCGATGGTCTGCCGGTTGGTTTGCTTGCTGCGGGGCAGGCGCAGGTTGGCCAGCAGCGAGAACACTTCAGTGCCCGTTGCATAGCTGTGTTTGAGTTCTTCATAGGCCAGGTCGAGCATATCGGCGGTTTGCTGCAACTCACTGGTACGTGACGCTACGTGCTTTTCCAGGGAGGCGTTCAGATGCTTGAGCTCGTCATTCTGTTGGCGAATCAGTTGTTCCAGTCGCAGACGCTCACGCTCTGAATGTTGGTGGGCCAGGGATTGGCGCAGCGCCAGCAGCAACTCTTCGTCCTTCCAGGGTTTGCTGAGGTAACGGTAGATCTGCCCTTCGTTGATCGCCTTGATGATCAGGGTCAGGTCGGTCTCACCGGTCAACAGGATGCGCACGGTGTGGGGATAATCATGATGGATCTGCGCCAGCAATGAGGCGCCATCCATATCCGGCAGGCGCGCAGCGCTCATCACCAGATCGACGGGATGGCGAGCCAGAATGTCCAGGGCTTCGCCTGCGCGGGTGGCGCTGTACAACTCGAAGGGTTCCAGGCTCAGCAACTGTGTCAGGCGGTCAAGAACGTCCTGATGCGCATCGATCAACAACAACACCGGACGGTTGGCATCTGAAAAGGGAAGGGACTCTCCCATGGGGCACCTCGGATCGCGTCGGTATGCGCTTCCTACGGTCAAGGTAACAGCCTCCTGGCAATTACCCAGTAGTTTAGTCAGCTTTCGTCAAAATGATGGCCTTATGACACTGGTCCGTCAACCGAGCATAAAAAAGCCGCCTCACTGAATGAAGCGGCCCTGAGGTGAAGCGCTTGCTGATCACGCCTCGACGTTTTTCGGGCTCGAACCAAACGAGGCAAAACGCTTGTTGAACCCGGCAATCCGGCCTTCGGACTGGGTCTTGCGTTGCTGTCCGGTGTACACCGGGTGCGAAGCGCTGGACACGTCGAGAGCGACGTAAGGGTAAGTGTTGCCATCACTGTGTTTGTGGGTACGGTCACTGTCGACAGTAGAACCGATCAGGAAGAACACATCGGCGGCGGTGTCGTGGAACAGCACGGTATGGTAGTCGGGATGGATACCAGATTTCATAAGGCCTCCGGGGCGTCTGGGTGATTTCAATTTGTTATACAGTAACACAAATATCACACCCAAACGAGAACCGATTGCAATAAGAATAGAACCATCGGTGCTGGTTGCATTAACTCAACCATTCGCTCACCTGCTTCAATGCCTCTTTGACAGACTCCGGTGTGGCTTCGTTCTTGATCATCGTTTCTGCATACCCCTTGACCATTGCCTTGACATCACCACTGGCTGCGCCGGCCATGGCCTTGTCAAAACCGTCCGCCCGGGTCTTTTCAATGCCGGCCTCCACGCCCGATTTAACGCCTCCAAGACCTCCCTCAGCGTTTCCAACCCCTTGCAATATGTTGCTCAATCCGGGGACGAACCACAGCGACTGACCCGCCTGGCTGGCGAGTCCCTGCAGGTTGCCCTTGTTGGTACCGTTGGGCCTTACATAAGGGTCTTTTGTAGCGTCCAGCCGGTGGTCGTCCCTCAAGGCGGTATAACCTTGCTCTGTGAAGTCTTTCCACATACCGGCAGGAGTACCGTGTCGGGCGTCACCACTGCTGGTAATCCCTTCAAGATCCCCATTGTTATGCGCCGTGCCACGCTGCTGACCTGAAGCCGATAACGATGTATCAATGTAGTTGAGCACCTTGGCGGCGTTGAACGCAGCATCGGCCCTGGCGTCCGGGTCTTTGTTTTCCGCGCTCCAATCACCTAATCGGCTATACGCCTGCTCACGATTGATGTCTTTTTGATGACCAAGATTCTTGAGGATGGGATTGTCATTAATAATCTGCTCGGCACTGCGTTTGTCCCCAGGTGGACGCCCCGTGGCGAAATCCGGCTTGAGCCTGACGTCCTGTTCCGGCTTATCGATACCCTTCATCAATTGAAGGGCCCTCACGACTTGTTCTGGCGGTACGGCAGGCGTCTCAATAACCCCGGAAGAGCTTTGCGGCACTGGCCCTGTAGAAGAAACAGCAGTAGATAGCGTCATACACGACTTACTCACAGACGTATTAATCGAGACTTCCTGTTGACCGTTGCATCCTTGCCTTGTGTATCAGCCCCACAAAGGCTTGGCCATAAGTGGCGTCGCTGAGCTGAACAGTTCCTCGATCGGCCTTGGTGCGCCGCAGAGCGCTCAATCCTTGTCCACGGTTTCAGTACTGGCGCAGAATGCGTGACCGACCTGATGAGTCCGAACCCAAGGAAACCGTATGAGCCTGTCTTTGCTAAGCCGTTACGCCTTCTTTGCCGTGTGCGTTATTTTCACCCTTGCCAGCCTCCCCTTTGTCGAACATGACTGGCTGTGGCCTATCACGATAGTCACCGGCATCCTCAGCCTGATCGGCATTTTCGACCTGATGCAAAGCCCCCACGCGGTGCGCCGCAACTATCCGATCCTGGGTAATATCCGTTACCTGGTGGAAGGCATCCGTCCGGAGATCCGCCAGTACCTGCTGGAATCGGACAGC is a genomic window of Pseudomonas sp. ADAK18 containing:
- a CDS encoding NUDIX domain-containing protein, giving the protein MSGTIHIAAALLIGSDGQTLLVRKRGTQAFMQPGGKIDAGEQPAEALVRELHEELGLRIDPAAAIYLGQFSAPAANEPGFVVEAELFQVNIDVPVTPAAEIEEVRWIDPAGDGDLVLAPLTRDLILPFYRSSLATA
- a CDS encoding HD domain-containing phosphohydrolase → MGESLPFSDANRPVLLLIDAHQDVLDRLTQLLSLEPFELYSATRAGEALDILARHPVDLVMSAARLPDMDGASLLAQIHHDYPHTVRILLTGETDLTLIIKAINEGQIYRYLSKPWKDEELLLALRQSLAHQHSERERLRLEQLIRQQNDELKHLNASLEKHVASRTSELQQTADMLDLAYEELKHSYATGTEVFSLLANLRLPRSKQTNRQTIELVRTWCNTHGLDEASNRDLTMAAALYNIGKLSWSDSMMIAPADMLHGTDRERYRAYPAQSESLLMTLEPMKDAARLIRHHQERWDGTGFPDHLKGEAIPFGSRLLKLAVDFIELQHGLILERQMNSDEALLYIRKYAGRLYDPDMVEDFIQACAAFLSDVTLGDPSVKVLSTRELAEGMVLARNLNADNGMLLLNAGKVLNLPLVDKLIAFEAMEGAKYSVFIKEPDEAPLLA
- a CDS encoding type B 50S ribosomal protein L31; protein product: MKSGIHPDYHTVLFHDTAADVFFLIGSTVDSDRTHKHSDGNTYPYVALDVSSASHPVYTGQQRKTQSEGRIAGFNKRFASFGSSPKNVEA